tcaaatggtcaaattagctcttttaagcacctttaaaaggagtttttaacatcagtcttgttcacaaagcatacagcatatagtggagaatgaccctctgtctgtctgttttggtGACAGTTCCCAATCTCACGAACAACTGGTGAAAATTTGGGGGTTCTAGGTCAAACATAAGTGTatgaaaaagggatttaaaatttgagtctacggagaggagggagaggggggaggggggccctCGGCCTTTAAACCGACAGTGGGCGTGACTGTCAGCAGTACACTGGCAGACCATAATGCAGCATAAtgggctttttgaatgggtttttgcttagattcctggaatgggatctttggttaacacagattgtgtttttgcaaccaaccttaaaaaacatcagtaaataccccctgaaagatctaataaagaggtcgctcacaagtgacgattatcaataCGTCATTATTTGATATCAGTGTCATGAgcccgtttgtagttcttatcgccggccgtttactttattgattgcattttctggtattaatctaatccgtcaggattattttgttaattaaaattatgaaatcatataaatcacacaaactgtacagtattgtctttatgtattgttacatgttatagtttataatgttgctaatatgcagcgatctgttccaatccttttattacatttggttgtaatgaaagacatccataaaaatgtaacagaaatcattatttattgcataggagtttagtttgatgtctagggtctgatgtaacccgttttaagagctgcgaaccgaacgtccacttccttctggttcgttgttgatagcgtccatagctaccaccacagcaacagtagaaaacgtaacattCCAACATTTCTctatcgagacctgaaagaatcttcgtagaaactaacaaactaaagatcataaacataaaccgaacgaagattatgaagatacaatgtacagtTGTCGCCAGAatggttatcaaaacgacacttaagcctcaaactatcttaaaatattgcattttccaccaaaaatagaagggatgtccgccatgtttttttttttcgccaggggaaaactgggcagtcacgtgacctgaggtatgcctatacaaaagaacagacaaaaggaaacgtagacatgtcacaattttagagccattattgtgaaactactacgttttgagctgtggaccaacgtaggtattacacattttgacatgagactggatTGTTTGAAAAGCTGTTTTATAGGCTTGTTCTGAGAAATATCTTAATATCTATGGTATATTCTAGGTCTGAAACAGGTTAAATTAGACCAAAATTCATGAGAGTTCATTGCAATGCGTAATTAAGACGTTGAGAACAAGCCAAGCAAAACCCTGGATAGTTGTCTTTGTTGAGCTTGAGACCAGAGCAGtgcaaaacagaaataacattttGGTCCTAGTTTTTTCAGGTAGAAACAGGACCAGCAATTGTTTAGCATAGTTGTTTGCTTAAATAATTATATTGGCAGCtgtttttctgtagttttctaTTTCAGTATGTGCTAAAGACTTCaatgttatttttaagtttgttaTAAACTATGACGgtgaattaaaaatgatattttGTAGTCCTTTGTAACTGTTGTTGGATGTAGTGTCGGGTTAgtgttaaaaactaaaaatgtagcTTATTGAAACGTATTCATTGAATTAAGTTGAAAATCAATCTAGTTTTATTTGTAAACAGTGGCCTCAAATTATTGTTTAAAGTGGTAGcctaattcaaataaaaattaacAAGGAAGGATGTTTACATATATATTTCAGAATCTGAGATATTCCAATAACACACCCACTATTAAACAGTAAACATCTTTAATAATCCATAAAGTCACATCTCACAGGctttaaggaagaatgtgtgactttttgatccagtagatgtccatggcttgagcaccagcataaaccaaaacaaactgctgtttggcgacacttTGGCTATTCTacagcctccgctctcctcaaacccccctccactcacggTCGCACGATGGAGTTATAAATAACAAagcaccataattaaacaccattaagcgTAAGTGGTGGACAaacttgtcctttgctcgagctgaaACTTCCTGTggcctgcgttgttgtgttagcaggctaatgttagcacactttggttgaCTCATAcagtagcttcacattgcacatacattgacacggaatgaacgtgatctaaagacacttatgtgacattcaaataagcagtgaggctgtgttattcttcttttctctagtccttgacttaaCAGCTTTATActcaaggccgtcccgtccatgttaacatgatgtaaacacggctccgacaacagtacagctggcaaGACTCAGGCtcctcactcattgtagacagtcatgactcagagagacatttacacaggatatacttgattcctctgtattgatgtgtaaaatataacacattcttcctttaagagaaTGGATAGCTAGTTGCTGGATTCATTACTTCTTACCCCCTGATTTACTCCTggtaatcaaaacaaaaagaggacatgtaaaactgttaaaataatgctgcttttgttttatttaatctgtttaCAGACATTTTAATTGATTGGCAAGGCATGCAGAATTGGCAAAGAAACATTACAAGAACACATGCTTGGCTGAAATCTGTAGAAACAAGTACTAGTAGTGCCAATACGAGACATCTGGTCTATGTTGTCATAATGTAAATATACATACTTGAATTGATTTCTACTGCAATCGCTTTgcaaaaataatttgaacaatGAGAATTAAAGTTCTTTAAATACATTCCctacatcatttttaaaagttatcaCACAAAAAGTGGTAGTATGGGCACATTAACTCTCACTGTTGTGGGCCAAGGGGTTGCTCAGCTCATCACACCATTTTTCATGAGCTCTGTGCAGGATCTCACAAGATGTTTCATTGAAAATTTCTGcaacgaaaaaaaaaagagtgcaaaGTCATTCTGCTTTAACTGTACTGAACATATATTATGAGTTTGAAGCTCTGACAACAAATCTTGCAGACACGTAATTCGCTTTTCAATGCATTTAGAAAAGACCTATAGGATCTATTTCTCTGACATCATGTACATAATGAGGGTACATTGgcatatttgttttaaacaagATGAATAAAAGTACTTAATAAAGTTTGGGATTTCCATCATATTTATACAGAATAGGTCACAGATGTCAAAGTGAAGACTCTACCCTCACTTAATCAGCCCTGCAGTTCAAAGGAAACTTCCTGCCAATGTCCTCAACACAGCCAGACTTTCAATACCTATATCCATCCAGACTTCTCTGCTGTTATATTAAGACGTTGTAACTCAAGTGACTTTTACCTGATTGCCCAAGACCAATGGGCAGAGGCATTCTGACCAGACCTCCAGAATGTTTAAGCCTATCCTGCAAAGACCTTTGTATCAGCTCCATGGTACAGGCTTCATGCCAGACTGGCAGCTCCAGCTCCACCATACAGTTGATTATCCTttgcttctcttcttctgtcaaGTAACCACTTTCTTTGGCTACATACACCATGTAAGACATATCAATGTTCACTGCCTCTCCATGCAGCAGAGATGGGAGAACTTTctgtatgaaaaagaaaaaaagagattgcAAAATGAGGAGTATTATAGACTAGCATTGAACCAAATAGTGGATCTTTATGTAAAATTTATATAAACCCACAACAACATTTATAGATACAATAGGATGCAAGTATTTAAATGTAGTTTTGCAATTCTGTATTAGGTTTGTTTAAGTTGAATAAATACCAACCCAAACTATAGATGTGCATTGTCAAGAAACAGAACAACTAACTTAAACCAGGAATATTGTGGAATCTTGAATATCTTCTGCTCAAGGGGAAGTTAGCCTCAGTGGATGTATCATATGTTGCAAAGCGTGCAAAGGGCCACCTATTTTATCCCCATTTGCAGAGCCAGGGCTGAAAACAACGTCACATTGCTTTTCAGCCAACCAACGCAAAATGGAGGGCACAAGAACTGTTGATGACATTGATAAATTtgacaaaaagtgttttatacTACAATCACAAagcaaatatttcaaacatttaccaTCTCTAATGCTGGGCTGATTAGGTGGCCGAAGTCCACTAGTCTGTTAAGATCATCCTCCCACAGGTTTGGGGCTAGCTCCTCCAACATGGTTGTGATGGCTATATATGTTGCCTGTGATGCAGTCTGCAAGCAGTTGTTTCCATATGCACTATTATCAGCCTGGAATTTGGTGTCCAACAGCATATGGCCCTGTTCCTCAAGAATCTCAAAGAGGCCTCTGTGTTTCATCAAGGCcatctgtaaaaaataaaatattgaaaatctAAATGAGCATTTTGTGCACCAAATAATTAAATACGTACAATAATGAACTACCTGAATTCATCACCCAGAGACAATGATAATTACAAGTTCTATTTTTGCTTGCATTAGGTAGTGAGTCCGTTTGGCTCCTGACAGGTACTTGTACTGGTCAGTGAAAAATGATGATCATATTTTCACTGGAATTATTGGtttttcagtagcagctcaagGTAAATATTACACAACTTGACTGTTATATACCTTTAACATCTCAGCCAGACCGTTAGAGATGTGTCTTCGGGGAACAGTTTTTATGAAGGACAGGTCTAGGAAGGAAGCGACAGGTGGAATGTAGGCACCCAGCTTGTTCTTGCAATTTGCAAAGTTAACCCCCGTCTTTGCTCCAACGCTTGCATCGATGTAGGCGAGTAGTGTGGTTGGTACCCTGATGTAAGGGGTGCGTCTTCTGTAAAGTGAGGCAGCCAGGCCCACTATGTCCAGGCATACCCCTCCACCAATTGCAATGATGGGCTCTGTGCGGCGGTCAAGAGAAAAATTGTTGACCTCTTCTAATATGTTCAAGACCATTTCCATGGATTTGTTCTCCTCAGTCGTGGGTAGTGCCAAAATCTTGTACAGAACATTGTTTGTCTCTAAATATTCAGTAAGCTTATCACCATAAATTTTGTAGACTTCTTGGTCAATGACCACAAAGCGTTTTATTGGCtcagtggatttttttaaatcctcaagCTGCTGCGAGTCAGTGATGTGGCCAAGCAGGAGTGTGTCATTGCTTGGGTCCAGCAGGCCTCGGCTCTCAGTAACCTTGTATGTGAACACAATGGGGCTCACAACTGTCCAAGTGATCCCCTTTTCTGTCTTGGTCTCAAAGctacaacacaaaacacatgaagacattATTATTGtaataggataaaaaaaaaaacaatcactgtAAACAATTAATTTGTTTAAATTGAACTCAATAAACTCTTTTGATGGATTGTTAGATACAATTGGCTCAAACTGATGCACTGAGCCCTCGGGACACTAAGGTTCTGTATTTGTAATGGTGGacaatatgtaaatatgtgaCAGAAATAGAAATCTCATATTTCTAaggaaaaaacatgaacttAAAATATGGCAATGAAAATCACTTTCAGCAAAGTgtaaattaaagataaaataaggCTATTGTAGTGTAAATATAGACGTTTATATCTTGGGACCATTTGTAACCCCCTTATTTTCCTCAGACAGTCCCTGGACTCT
The Labrus mixtus chromosome 7, fLabMix1.1, whole genome shotgun sequence DNA segment above includes these coding regions:
- the eevs gene encoding 2-epi-5-epi-valiolone synthase encodes the protein MGKVHLKDNGQKEKKTEFSLVRVKDTWKCRKEQGKKVNRDTVDSVSAAKIFETKTEKGITWTVVSPIVFTYKVTESRGLLDPSNDTLLLGHITDSQQLEDLKKSTEPIKRFVVIDQEVYKIYGDKLTEYLETNNVLYKILALPTTEENKSMEMVLNILEEVNNFSLDRRTEPIIAIGGGVCLDIVGLAASLYRRRTPYIRVPTTLLAYIDASVGAKTGVNFANCKNKLGAYIPPVASFLDLSFIKTVPRRHISNGLAEMLKMALMKHRGLFEILEEQGHMLLDTKFQADNSAYGNNCLQTASQATYIAITTMLEELAPNLWEDDLNRLVDFGHLISPALEMKVLPSLLHGEAVNIDMSYMVYVAKESGYLTEEEKQRIINCMVELELPVWHEACTMELIQRSLQDRLKHSGGLVRMPLPIGLGQSEIFNETSCEILHRAHEKWCDELSNPLAHNSES